One part of the Tunicatimonas pelagia genome encodes these proteins:
- a CDS encoding alkaline phosphatase D family protein, with amino-acid sequence MLPLRAFNRTTINYLFAPVCGLIALVACQTSQPSQEEAAPAYQVQNIAYDESIKPFYHGVASGDPLTDRVIIWTRVTPETIAPIDVAWQVATDSTFTQVVQTDELTTSENQDFTVKVDVSDLVPDQIYYYRFRALGANSPVGRTKTAPDAAQDSLRLAFASCSNYEFGYFNAYGHMAQQPIFDAVVHLGDYIYEYAVGVYGDTAQYGRVNVPTHEIVTLEDYRARYALYRADPELQAAHASHPWITIWDDHEISNDAYTEGAENHDATEGNYQDRRQAAVQAYYEWLPVRGKPNDPLYRSFSFGSLAHLMVLDGRLAGRTIQADTDLAEVLLDSSRTMLGQAQREWLQQQFASTEAAWKVLGNQVIFSGLDASQLPNTPDKFTDMWDGYPVERAQLIDFLKEQGIENLIVGTGDFHSSLGMEIPDDPFHPNTYNRSDERQRLGVEFVVHSVNASNINEWVGADTVAQIRQAYLSSKYNPHIRHANLSDHGYVELLLTPQAAEIHWKYLNTLSERDYSLKQTHMMRVPARSSRLEPPA; translated from the coding sequence ATGCTGCCACTCCGTGCTTTTAACCGTACCACTATCAACTATCTTTTCGCGCCAGTCTGCGGGCTGATAGCTTTAGTAGCTTGCCAAACTTCACAACCATCTCAGGAGGAAGCTGCTCCTGCCTATCAAGTTCAGAATATTGCTTACGACGAAAGCATAAAACCATTCTACCATGGAGTAGCCAGTGGCGACCCACTCACCGATCGGGTAATTATTTGGACGAGAGTAACCCCTGAAACAATAGCCCCAATTGATGTAGCTTGGCAGGTAGCCACCGATAGTACATTTACTCAGGTGGTACAGACCGACGAGCTAACTACCTCCGAAAACCAGGACTTTACGGTTAAAGTAGATGTGAGTGATTTAGTCCCTGACCAAATCTATTATTATCGCTTCCGGGCACTAGGTGCCAACTCGCCCGTTGGAAGGACGAAAACTGCACCAGATGCGGCTCAAGATAGTCTACGGTTGGCCTTTGCCAGTTGTAGCAATTATGAGTTTGGCTACTTCAATGCCTACGGACACATGGCTCAACAGCCTATTTTTGATGCGGTGGTGCATTTGGGTGACTACATTTACGAGTACGCCGTAGGGGTGTACGGCGACACCGCCCAGTACGGAAGAGTTAATGTTCCGACACATGAAATCGTTACGTTAGAAGATTATCGTGCCCGATATGCCCTTTATCGAGCTGATCCTGAATTGCAAGCGGCTCATGCCAGTCATCCCTGGATTACCATTTGGGACGACCACGAAATTAGTAATGATGCTTACACCGAAGGGGCAGAGAACCACGACGCAACCGAAGGCAATTATCAGGATCGAAGACAAGCCGCAGTGCAAGCCTACTACGAATGGCTACCCGTTCGGGGAAAACCGAACGATCCGCTCTACCGAAGCTTTTCTTTTGGGTCACTCGCCCACTTAATGGTACTGGATGGGCGATTGGCCGGACGCACCATACAAGCCGATACTGACTTAGCCGAAGTACTTCTGGATAGCAGTCGTACTATGTTAGGACAAGCCCAACGTGAGTGGTTGCAGCAGCAGTTTGCCAGTACCGAAGCAGCCTGGAAGGTGCTCGGCAACCAAGTAATCTTCAGCGGTTTGGATGCCTCTCAGTTACCTAACACCCCGGATAAATTCACCGATATGTGGGATGGCTACCCAGTAGAGCGAGCCCAACTGATTGATTTTTTAAAAGAGCAGGGTATTGAAAACCTTATTGTGGGTACCGGCGATTTTCACAGTTCATTAGGAATGGAAATTCCCGATGATCCGTTTCACCCTAACACCTACAACCGCTCGGATGAGCGTCAGCGATTAGGAGTAGAGTTTGTGGTTCACAGTGTTAATGCTTCTAATATCAATGAGTGGGTAGGGGCTGATACGGTAGCACAAATCCGACAGGCCTATCTCTCATCGAAATACAATCCGCACATTCGCCATGCTAACTTGAGCGACCACGGTTACGTAGAGTTGCTACTTACTCCGCAAGCGGCCGAAATTCACTGGAAGTATCTGAATACGTTGAGCGAACGGGACTATTCACTCAAACAAACGCATATGATGCGCGTGCCTGCCCGCAGTTCCCGATTAGAACCTCCTGCTTGA
- a CDS encoding AraC family transcriptional regulator gives MKPHFHKVPIQPRNSYSVRHDILPTFGTIWHYHPEVELHYTIRGEGVRFIGDTIRNFSAGEMLLLGENLPHTWRCREEYFQGNKNLKVEAVVLHFLPGCLGRDLLRLPEAYLIPKLLEKAKRGLIIKGEAKRKIANLMCAATEATNLDRLIILLSILKILAETNESETIASPDISFQKNESEMARLDKIYSYTLANYKKEISLEEIAAMANLSITSFCRYFKLTTQKTYFDFLTEIRISHACRALVEDKLATEVICFECGFNNVSNFYRHFKKVTKVTPMEYKKKYLSRKLV, from the coding sequence ATGAAACCCCACTTTCATAAAGTACCTATTCAGCCTCGCAACTCTTATAGCGTTAGGCACGATATTCTGCCTACCTTCGGAACAATCTGGCATTATCATCCGGAGGTCGAGCTACACTACACCATTCGAGGCGAAGGTGTACGATTTATTGGCGATACTATTCGTAATTTTTCGGCGGGCGAAATGCTATTGTTGGGTGAGAATCTACCTCACACTTGGCGATGCAGAGAAGAGTACTTCCAAGGGAATAAGAACCTGAAAGTAGAGGCTGTCGTGCTACATTTTTTACCCGGATGTTTAGGACGTGACCTGCTACGTTTACCTGAAGCCTACTTGATTCCTAAGCTTTTGGAAAAGGCCAAAAGAGGTCTGATCATTAAGGGAGAAGCTAAGAGAAAAATTGCGAATCTGATGTGCGCTGCTACCGAAGCTACGAACCTTGATCGGCTTATTATACTACTGTCTATACTTAAAATACTGGCTGAAACCAATGAATCTGAAACTATTGCTTCGCCTGATATTTCTTTTCAAAAAAACGAGTCAGAAATGGCTCGTCTCGATAAAATATACTCCTACACATTAGCTAACTACAAAAAAGAAATCAGCTTAGAAGAAATAGCAGCGATGGCTAACCTCAGTATTACTTCATTTTGCCGATACTTTAAGCTAACAACCCAAAAAACGTATTTTGATTTTCTGACTGAAATACGGATCAGCCACGCTTGCCGAGCATTAGTTGAAGACAAATTGGCTACTGAAGTTATCTGTTTTGAGTGTGGCTTCAACAATGTGTCTAACTTTTACCGACACTTCAAGAAGGTGACTAAGGTTACTCCAATGGAGTACAAAAAGAAATATCTAAGCCGAAAGTTGGTGTAA
- a CDS encoding dihydrodipicolinate synthase family protein — translation MNYFRKGFIPVMLTPFSENREVDYDGLTRLTEFYLASGATGLFANCLSSEMFELTPQERIKITQHVVKVVSNRVPVVSTGTFGSTVQEQADFIHQIYQTGVQAVIMITGLLANEDESNEVFNERVFDMLHRTDKIPLGFYECPIPYKRMLSPQQLKLFIPTGRITYHKDTCLNIEQVRAKVAAGKGYAFGLYDAYLVHAVESLKAGSAGLSCIQGNFFPELIVWLCQNCGNSQLEKEVQKVQNFLTENMGIMHTVYPLTAKYFLQKLDINISTFTRRETGLFSVNIKNDIDRLYDDYVRLQEELTLTVT, via the coding sequence ATGAACTACTTTAGGAAAGGTTTTATTCCGGTTATGCTCACTCCGTTCTCAGAAAACAGAGAAGTCGATTATGACGGACTAACTCGGTTAACTGAATTTTATCTGGCGTCGGGAGCAACGGGTCTGTTTGCCAATTGCTTGTCGAGCGAGATGTTTGAACTTACTCCTCAAGAAAGAATTAAAATTACCCAACATGTTGTGAAAGTAGTAAGCAATAGGGTGCCAGTAGTGTCAACCGGAACTTTTGGGAGTACAGTTCAGGAGCAAGCTGATTTCATACACCAAATTTATCAAACCGGAGTGCAGGCGGTAATTATGATTACCGGATTGCTGGCCAATGAAGATGAATCCAATGAAGTTTTTAATGAGCGAGTTTTTGATATGCTTCATCGTACTGATAAGATTCCATTAGGCTTTTATGAGTGCCCGATTCCCTATAAAAGAATGCTCTCTCCCCAACAGCTTAAACTGTTTATTCCTACCGGGCGAATCACGTATCATAAAGACACTTGTCTGAACATTGAACAAGTTAGAGCCAAAGTAGCTGCTGGAAAAGGATACGCTTTTGGCCTGTACGATGCCTACCTAGTTCATGCGGTAGAATCACTGAAAGCGGGATCAGCCGGACTGTCCTGTATCCAAGGTAACTTCTTCCCGGAACTTATTGTCTGGCTATGTCAGAATTGTGGTAACTCTCAATTGGAAAAAGAAGTACAAAAAGTGCAGAATTTTCTGACTGAGAATATGGGAATTATGCACACAGTTTATCCATTAACTGCCAAATACTTTCTCCAAAAACTCGATATCAACATCTCAACCTTTACTCGCCGGGAAACCGGCCTATTCTCGGTTAATATCAAAAATGATATTGATCGTCTATACGACGACTACGTGCGTCTGCAAGAAGAACTTACCCTGACTGTTACTTGA
- a CDS encoding SusC/RagA family TonB-linked outer membrane protein, which translates to MTLQLYNPRLNKLFGFLMIALLLQTEVWANHPESTNLEINSNPAVATITGQITSADDGQALPGVNVIEKNTQNGTITDIDGRYAIQTTSENPVLVVSFVGYQTQEIPVSGRSAVDISLAVSSESLEEVIVTALGIKREERSLGYSVAEVEGQELSRVAQENVLNGLAGKVPGVTISSTGAAGSSVSMVIRGATSLNGDNQPLFVIDGVPVANTLNNVSEVGRDNRVDYGNAISDLNPANIESISILKGPSAAALYGSRAGNGVVLITTKSGSGVDRMTVSVSSNTVFDRPTQFLDMKQNFAMGGRSYTPDNNPYALFDLPLVIYNQDLVDAVPILGSLVIPAGNGPELDRGYQAIQWNSPLDENGIPQALPLESHPDNVRNFLQTGIASNNDIAIANSNEWMNYRLTYSNMSSRGLIPNTDLFRNSIGLNSSVKVHQNVEVSSSLNFNRSNSNNRPAGNRGANPLQWAYAVTPDVDICDLADYWEPGREGVQQRSHLPGEANNPYFLANEIENSFVRDRFFGNVRANWQITPSFSIMGRVSMDQYSEERETKMAPSYTLEPNGAYGIINLTRRENNSDILATYSKVLDQLSVSVSAGGNILNQSGRNVRNATRRRGGGLIIPGLYTLDNIAPENLDYGSSIYEKSIYSVYGLATFGFKDMIYLDVTARNDWSSTLPEGENSYFYPSASLSMLLNEMITVPNVDLLKLRAGWAQVGNDTDPYRLLPVLNNVGNWGDAIRLSTPGELLNQDLKPEIATSFEVGMDVGLFNNRLRFEGTYYTIENENQILGLTLPPSSGANSKIINAGLVASRGWELMLGGTPVRSGNWTWDVSANFTRIRTTIEELSDGIDIFTLWTDAKGGAWTYVGDEIGDIYDRELVVVEDENSPYFGYPILDNQGSWQSINAAETKNKIGNFNPDFILGAQTNISYKGFNLNMTFDWRKGGEFISQTYRYMESDMRSQRWLDQLINPGDLEGDALRDWLVANQDQYITDGINIVGGPTEELGGHPIPFEDGVTLGDGVFNPGVYVGEDGEYVENLGGDGTRYIPFAANYAWDFAKTALFDADYLKLREIVFSYQLPQSFVNSIGLQDINVGVFSRNIILWTKAKIGVDPERAFQPEAGAQGNGVQLKQGIERYNVTPFVVPIGFKLGLTF; encoded by the coding sequence ATGACATTACAACTTTACAATCCAAGGCTGAACAAGCTGTTCGGCTTTCTCATGATTGCCCTACTCCTGCAAACTGAGGTATGGGCTAACCATCCGGAATCAACTAATTTAGAAATTAACAGCAACCCAGCCGTTGCAACCATTACCGGGCAGATTACTTCGGCTGACGACGGGCAAGCCCTTCCCGGAGTGAACGTCATTGAGAAGAACACTCAAAACGGTACGATTACCGATATTGACGGTCGCTACGCTATTCAGACCACTAGTGAAAATCCGGTATTAGTCGTTTCTTTTGTGGGTTACCAAACCCAAGAGATTCCGGTTAGTGGCCGAAGTGCCGTGGATATTTCTTTGGCGGTAAGCTCCGAATCCCTCGAGGAAGTAATTGTAACCGCACTAGGGATTAAGCGAGAGGAACGGTCGCTAGGCTACTCGGTAGCGGAGGTAGAAGGTCAGGAGCTGAGTCGGGTGGCTCAGGAAAATGTACTGAATGGATTAGCAGGCAAAGTGCCCGGCGTTACCATCAGCTCCACCGGAGCGGCCGGTTCTTCGGTAAGCATGGTTATCCGCGGGGCGACTTCTCTCAATGGCGACAATCAGCCGTTATTTGTGATTGATGGGGTGCCGGTAGCCAATACCTTAAACAATGTGAGCGAAGTAGGGCGAGATAACCGCGTGGACTACGGTAACGCGATATCCGACCTGAACCCGGCCAATATTGAAAGCATATCAATTCTGAAAGGCCCCAGTGCTGCTGCCCTCTACGGATCGCGGGCGGGCAATGGAGTAGTGTTAATCACCACCAAATCAGGTAGCGGAGTAGATCGGATGACCGTATCGGTTTCTTCCAATACGGTCTTTGATCGGCCTACCCAATTTCTGGATATGAAGCAAAACTTTGCGATGGGCGGGCGGAGCTATACTCCGGATAACAACCCTTACGCTTTATTTGATCTGCCACTCGTCATTTACAATCAGGACTTAGTTGATGCGGTTCCTATACTTGGGTCGCTAGTGATTCCGGCGGGCAATGGCCCGGAACTCGATCGAGGTTACCAAGCTATCCAGTGGAATAGTCCGCTGGATGAAAACGGTATTCCTCAGGCATTACCGTTAGAATCTCACCCGGATAATGTGCGAAATTTTTTGCAAACCGGCATTGCCTCTAATAATGACATTGCTATTGCTAACAGTAATGAGTGGATGAACTACCGACTAACCTATTCCAACATGAGCAGCCGAGGGCTTATTCCTAACACCGATTTGTTCCGAAACTCCATCGGTCTCAATTCTTCGGTAAAAGTCCACCAAAACGTAGAGGTTAGTAGCAGTTTGAACTTTAATAGAAGCAACTCTAACAATCGCCCCGCCGGTAACCGAGGGGCTAATCCGTTGCAGTGGGCTTACGCCGTAACTCCCGATGTCGATATCTGCGACTTAGCAGACTACTGGGAACCGGGCCGAGAAGGCGTTCAGCAACGATCACATCTACCGGGTGAAGCTAACAACCCCTACTTTTTGGCGAATGAGATAGAGAATAGTTTTGTGCGAGACCGATTCTTCGGTAACGTGCGCGCCAACTGGCAAATCACTCCTTCATTCAGCATCATGGGACGGGTTTCTATGGATCAGTATTCTGAAGAGCGAGAAACAAAAATGGCTCCGAGCTACACCTTAGAACCTAACGGTGCTTACGGTATTATTAATCTAACCCGCCGCGAGAATAACAGTGATATACTGGCTACTTACTCCAAAGTGTTAGATCAGCTTAGTGTTTCGGTGTCGGCAGGGGGTAATATCCTTAATCAAAGTGGCAGGAATGTAAGAAACGCTACCCGAAGAAGGGGTGGGGGACTGATTATTCCGGGTCTGTATACGCTGGATAACATCGCCCCGGAAAATCTGGACTACGGTAGCTCTATCTACGAGAAGTCTATTTATAGCGTCTACGGCTTGGCGACTTTCGGTTTTAAAGATATGATCTATCTCGACGTAACGGCTCGCAACGATTGGTCCAGTACTTTGCCCGAAGGTGAGAATTCTTACTTCTACCCTTCGGCCTCCCTCAGTATGCTGTTGAATGAGATGATAACCGTACCCAACGTTGATCTACTCAAGCTAAGAGCCGGTTGGGCTCAGGTAGGTAATGACACCGATCCTTACCGCCTGTTACCGGTGCTCAATAATGTAGGTAACTGGGGCGATGCCATTCGCTTATCCACTCCCGGTGAACTACTGAACCAAGACCTTAAGCCGGAGATTGCTACTTCTTTTGAAGTAGGTATGGATGTCGGCTTGTTCAACAATCGTTTACGATTTGAAGGAACCTACTATACCATAGAAAACGAAAACCAGATACTGGGGCTTACGCTGCCTCCTTCTTCGGGGGCCAACTCGAAGATTATCAACGCCGGATTGGTCGCCAGTCGAGGTTGGGAATTAATGCTGGGAGGTACTCCGGTACGTAGCGGTAACTGGACCTGGGACGTCAGTGCCAACTTTACGAGAATCCGAACCACCATTGAAGAGCTGTCTGATGGCATCGATATATTCACGCTGTGGACTGATGCTAAGGGCGGTGCCTGGACCTACGTGGGCGATGAAATCGGCGATATTTATGATCGAGAGCTAGTGGTGGTAGAAGACGAAAACTCACCCTATTTTGGGTACCCTATTCTCGATAACCAAGGAAGCTGGCAGTCCATTAACGCGGCTGAGACCAAAAACAAAATCGGTAATTTTAATCCTGACTTCATTTTGGGAGCGCAGACCAATATCTCCTACAAAGGATTTAACCTGAACATGACTTTTGACTGGCGAAAAGGTGGTGAATTTATCTCGCAAACCTATCGCTACATGGAGTCCGATATGCGCTCGCAGCGTTGGTTAGATCAGCTAATCAATCCCGGCGATTTGGAAGGGGATGCTTTACGCGACTGGCTGGTAGCTAACCAAGATCAGTACATTACCGATGGGATCAACATTGTGGGCGGCCCTACCGAAGAACTGGGTGGCCACCCCATTCCGTTTGAAGACGGGGTTACGTTGGGCGACGGAGTTTTCAACCCCGGCGTGTACGTTGGGGAAGATGGCGAATACGTGGAAAATTTAGGCGGCGATGGTACCAGATACATTCCGTTTGCGGCTAATTATGCCTGGGATTTCGCCAAAACTGCCCTGTTTGATGCCGACTATCTCAAGCTAAGAGAAATAGTCTTCAGCTATCAGCTACCCCAATCTTTTGTCAATTCTATTGGGCTACAGGACATTAATGTGGGGGTGTTTAGCAGAAATATCATCCTGTGGACAAAGGCAAAAATTGGGGTGGATCCCGAACGCGCATTTCAGCCGGAAGCAGGCGCGCAGGGTAACGGCGTGCAACTCAAGCAAGGGATAGAGCGCTACAACGTAACGCCCTTCGTCGTTCCCATCGGCTTCAAACTAGGATTGACCTTTTAA